One region of Culex pipiens pallens isolate TS chromosome 2, TS_CPP_V2, whole genome shotgun sequence genomic DNA includes:
- the LOC120425835 gene encoding perlucin-like isoform X1, whose translation MLQVKHTLTLKVILILLSIVQHVSPNYVKKYQIPNIRANWFKAVEFCHSIGMQLATVDSRADSESLISFIKSTDKFNEQACAFWLGGSDLSEEGTFSWQGTGKLVTYTNWSPGEPNNTNGTEDCIQLVYIPRFEQRWTWNDNACKRGYMYFVCESLPQNCIQEFK comes from the exons ATGTTGCAGGTTAAGCATACGCTAACTTTAAAAGTTATTCTCATATTGCTTTCAATTGTTCAGCATGTTTCCCCGAATTACGTGAAGAAATATCAAATCCCCAACATAAGG GCAAATTGGTTCAAAGCGGTCGAGTTTTGCCACTCGATCGGGATGCAACTGGCCACAGTAGATTCCCGCGCAGACAGTGAGTCCCTAATCAGTTTCATCAAAAGCACGGACAAGTTCAACGAGCAAGCGTGTGCGTTCTGGCTCGGCGGGAGTGACCTATCGGAAGAGGGCACCTTTTCGTGGCAGGGCACGGGAAAGCTGGTCACGTACACGAACTGGTCCCCGGGAGAGCCGAACAACACCAACGGAACCGAGGACTGCATCCAGCTGGTGTACATTCCGCGGTTCGAGCAACGGTGGACCTGGAACGATAATGCGTGCAAGCGGGGCTACATGTACTTTGTCTGTGAGAGTCTGCCACAAAATTGTATTCAGGAGTTCAAATAA
- the LOC120425826 gene encoding uncharacterized protein F21D5.5-like — translation MDSKTLKECFIKPLTDRHPPIRIDTERKFIGRSPETQIQDPCCSRQQVCLKANLPGGFVLVKSLGSNPSVLNGKQLEKDLGYEAYDGDILELLPGNHQYTFEFKFEEKKVKPTKERKDSKKEERVKKDSKKEEKRESHKRSLSKDEKRDDGESGEKKSKKRREERTGSSSSSASVEKVSNGGSSKKTLVPTKECKWEDLDGKQLYIYTSKDLVASEKVASYDMDGTLIKTKSGNVFPKTIDDWQIAFPEVPGKLKTLHKNGFKIVIFTNQAGISKGKLKIEEFRTKIEALQAKLNLPMQVFISTGKGKYRKPLTGMWETLCQLKNDGVKVDKARSFYVGDAAGRPEVKKPVKRKKDHSCADRLMALNVGIPFLTPEAHFQNAKEADWVKPEFDPRVALEKRQQLDPPGSKLTSSQQEVIVMVGFPGSGKSHFARAQLESKGYVHINRDALGSWQKCVSLLDSTLKSGKRAVVDNTNPDVDSRKRFVELAKKRNVPCRCFVMGATYKQSRHNNVFRELTDRSHSSINDMVFNMYKSKYQEPALSEGFDEIVKVNFVPKFESEADEKLYKLYLLES, via the exons ATGGACTCAAAAACGCTCAAAGAGTGCTTCATAAAGCCGCTGACGGACCGCCATCCGCCCATCCGGATCGACACCGAGCGCAAGTTCATCGGGCGAAGCCCGGAGACGCAGATCCAGGACCCGTGCTGCTCCCGGCAACAAG TTTGCTTGAAGGCCAATTTACCCGGTGGTTTCGTGTTGGTCAAATCGCTTGGGTCGAACCCGTCGGTGCTGAACGGGAAGCAGCTGGAGAAGGATTTGGGCTATGAGGCTTACGACGGGGACATCTTGGAGTTGCTGCCGGGGAATCACCAGTACACGTTTGAGTTTAAGTTTGAGGAGAAGAAGGTTAAGCCGACGAAGGAAAGGAAAGACTCGAAAAAAGAGGAGCGGGTGAAGAAGGACTCTAAAAAGGAGGAAAAGCGTGAATCTCACAAGAGGAGCCTGTCCAAGGATGAGAAACGTGACGATGGTGAGTCGGGGGAGAAGAAGTCGAAGAAGCGGAGGGAGGAGCGCACCGGAAGTAGTTCCAGTTCCGCCAGTGTTGAGAAGGTTAGCAACGGCGGTAGTTCGAAGAAGACGTTGGTGCCTACCAAAGAGTGCAAATGGGAGGATTTAGACGGGAAGCAGTTGTACATTTACACGAGCAAAGATTTGGTAGCGTCGGAGAAGGTTGCGTCGTATGACATGGACGGAACGCTGATCAAGACCAAATCGGGGAACGTGTTTCCTAAGACGATCGACGATTGGCAGATTGCTTTCCCCGAAGTACCTGGCAAGTTGAAGACGTTGCACAAAAACGGGTTCAAGATTGTCATATTTACAAATCAAGCTGGAATCTCGAAGGGAAAGTTGAAGATCGAGGAGTTTCGTACGAAAATAGAAGCTCTTCAGGCGAAGCTGAATTTGCCGATGCAGGTTTTCATTTCAACCGGAAAGGGCAAGTATCGGAAGCCGCTGACGGGAATGTGGGAAACGCTGTGTCAGCTGAAAAACGACGGAGTTAAGGTGGACAAGGCGCGCAGTTTCTACGTCGGTGACGCTGCCGGTCGTCCTGAGGTGAAGAAGCCGGTGAAGCGAAAAAAGGACCATTCTTGCGCGGATCGGTTGATGGCGCTGAACGTTGGAATTCCGTTCCTCACGCCAGAAGCACACTTCCAGAACGCCAAGGAGGCCGACTGGGTCAAACCGGAGTTTGATCCGCGAGTTGCCCTCGAAAAACGTCAACAACTCGACCCTCCGGGCAGCAAACTTACCTCTTCCCAGCAGGAAGTGATCGTAATGGTTGGTTTCCCGGGTTCCGGCAAGAGTCACTTCGCCCGGGCGCAACTCGAATCGAAGGGCTACGTTCACATCAACCGAGATGCGCTGGGGTCGTGGCAAAAGTGCGTCTCGCTGCTCGATAGTACGCTGAAGAGTGGAAAGCGAGCCGTCGTGGACAATACCAATCCGGACGTGGACAGCCGAAAGCGGTTTGTGGAGCTGGCAAAGAAGCGGAACGTGCCCTGTCGGTGCTTTGTCATGGGCGCCACCTACAAGCAGTCCCGGCACAACAACGTGTTCCGCGAGTTGACGGATCGATCGCATTCGTCGATCAACGACATGGTGTTCAATATGTACAA atcGAAATACCAAGAACCTGCCCTCTCGGAAGGATTCGACGAAATAGTTAAGGTAAATTTCGTTCCCAAATTCGAGTCTGAAGCTGACGAAAAACTGTACAAGTTGTACCTGTTGGAGAGTTAA
- the LOC120425827 gene encoding perlucin-like, whose product MLSKRSLGVFVAVNLIVLACSANKTYHIPSIRANWFKANEFCNSLRMRLVTIKSAAENNALAEFIRATDKFSEDNCSFWIGGSDLAEEGTFIWTGTGERVTYTNWRRGEPNNEHGEEDCLQLAYIPGWEYFWHWNDNRCAGQSLYFVCEEVPCDCVAPF is encoded by the exons ATGTTGTCGAAAAGAAGTCTAGGAGTGTTCGTGGCagtaaatttaattgttttagctTGTAGTGCCAATAAAACCTACCACATTCCGAGTATTCGC GCAAATTGGTTCAAAGCGAACGAGTTCTGCAACTCGCTGCGAATGCGGCTGGTCACGATAAAATCCGCAGCCGAAAACAACGCCCTGGCCGAGTTTATCCGCGCGACGGACAAGTTTTCGGAGGACAACTGCAGCTTCTGGATCGGCGGTAGCGACCTGGCCGAGGAGGGCACGTTCATCTGGACGGGGACGGGGGAACGCGTGACGTACACCAACTGGCGCCGGGGCGAACCGAACAACGAGCACGGGGAGGAGGATTGCCTTCAGTTGGCGTACATTCCGGGCTGGGAGTACTTTTGGCACTGGAATGATAACCGGTGCGCCGGACAGTCGCTTTACTTTGTGTGCGAGGAGGTGCCGTGCGATTGTGTGGCGCCGTTTTAA
- the LOC120425835 gene encoding perlucin-like isoform X2 — MLQVKHTLTLKVILILLSIVQHVSPNYVKKYQIPNIRANWFKAVEFCHSIGMQLATVDSRADSESLISFIKSTDKFNEQACAFWLGGSDLSEEGTFSWQGTGKLVTYTNWSPGEPNNTNGTEDCIQLVYIPRFEQRWTWNDNACKRGYMYFVS; from the exons ATGTTGCAGGTTAAGCATACGCTAACTTTAAAAGTTATTCTCATATTGCTTTCAATTGTTCAGCATGTTTCCCCGAATTACGTGAAGAAATATCAAATCCCCAACATAAGG GCAAATTGGTTCAAAGCGGTCGAGTTTTGCCACTCGATCGGGATGCAACTGGCCACAGTAGATTCCCGCGCAGACAGTGAGTCCCTAATCAGTTTCATCAAAAGCACGGACAAGTTCAACGAGCAAGCGTGTGCGTTCTGGCTCGGCGGGAGTGACCTATCGGAAGAGGGCACCTTTTCGTGGCAGGGCACGGGAAAGCTGGTCACGTACACGAACTGGTCCCCGGGAGAGCCGAACAACACCAACGGAACCGAGGACTGCATCCAGCTGGTGTACATTCCGCGGTTCGAGCAACGGTGGACCTGGAACGATAATGCGTGCAAGCGGGGCTACATGTACTTTGTCT CTTAG